Genomic DNA from Treponema pectinovorum:
AATAGGCCGAAATTTGTTCGATGTTACTATTTCTATCATCGTACTTTTTGACCTCTGTGTTGAATGTTTTTTCTCTTTCTTCCTGAAATTTCTGTCTGTCTTGTAATTCTTTTGCTATGGATTCATTTGCATTTTCTGAACGCGAAATATCGGCTTCTCTTTTATCCAACTCTTGCTTTCGTATTTCGAGTGCTTCAAGGCGTTTTGCAAGCCTGTCATCTTCTAAATTGGCTTCGAGTGGTTTTGTCTGCGTTGCTGTCTGCGAAGTTTGGGTTTGGAGTCTTAAAAGTTTATAAATTGGAGAAAAAAATGATTTTGAATTGATTGCTCCCAAATAGTCAAACCACAAAAGCCCACCCAGCATCAGAATAATTATAAGGATGAGCAAAACTATAGATTTTCCTAAGCCACTGCCTCTCGCCATTTTCCCCTCGCACAGAATAACAGATTTAGTTTAACTTATTTTTTGTGACCACGCAATATTCGCAAAAACATTTGCACAAGCGATTGGAAGGGCGCACAGCGGCCACCGCAGCGAGCATAAGCGAGCGAGGAGGCTGAAGCGTAAGCGCAACCCTGCAAAGCGCGGTCTGAAGCCGTTCGTATTTAGAACGGCTCAGATGTGCCCGTATAAAAACTTTCCTGATTTTTTATTTTTAAATGATTCCAATAGCATTTGTCTTCCTGTCCAACTCGCCAAAAACTCAATGCGTTTATTCCATTTTCTTTGTACATCTTGGTTCTCGTTACGAGAGATTTTTCATCATCGAACCACGTCGTTATCGTAAGTTTTTTTGTGATTTTAAAACTTGGCGTATCAAATTCATCCCTTGTAAAGTGTTTTATATCGTGCTCTGCAAAAATTTCTTCTAAGGTTGGATAAGTGTAGGCTTTGCCTCCTAAATTGTCATCCCGCCATGCTCTGCCATAAAACGAAAGTCCCATCACAAGTTTTTCCCGAGGGATTTGCGTTTTTGCATATTCTGCGATTTTTTGACACCATAAAGTTCCTGCAACAGGGCCTGGCTCGCTTGTAGACCAATGTTGGTCGTATGCCATAACGATTATCTTATCGACAAGAGAAGCAATTTTTTCATAATTGTAAGCATCTTTTTGCAGCGTTCGCAGGCGGGCAGGAACTGCAATGCTCAAAATTTTCCTGCCCAACTTTTTTTTCAAAATAGAAAGAAATTCCAAAAAATTTTCATCATCAGAAGCAGTTACAAGTTCCCAGTCTATTTGAAGTCCGTCGTAACTTTCGCTTGCCTTTACCAAATCGTCTATAATTTTATCTCTAAGCGGAAGTTTTGGGGAAAGAAGAAGATGTGTCTGTGCTTTTGAGTCACAACTTGTTACAAGGTGAACGCGAGCATTCGTCTCTGAAAAGAATTTTTGTTTTGGAGGAGATGAGGGAACCTCGCTAAAAGTTGTTATTGCAGGCGAAAAATAGCAGATATCGGTAAGAGGAAGTTCATTGTTCCATGCACCTTCCCTTTCGCTCATAACGTATCCCCATAATTCATTGAATTCTAAAGTCTCGCACGGCTCGTTCGGTTTATAGTTTATATTGTCATTGTTTTTTTGTATTGTAGTACAGGAAATCATCGCAATACTAAAAAAAATTATTGCGCCTTTTACAAGATTTAGTTTTTTCATGCCCATATTATCGACAAGATGAAGATAAAAATAAAATGCACCTTTTAAACTTCATCAATATGAAATTAATAGGTGCATCTTTAGTAAAAAATTTTTATTTCAATTTTTATTGATAAATTTAATCTCCCTTTTTTACTTCTTCATCCGCAGATTTTCCACTTAATAGAATGTTTGTTAAAATTCCCAATATCAAAGCGCAGGCAACGGTGCGAATTTCAACCTTGCCAAATTTTACAACCATTCCGCCAACTCCCGTTATGAATATTACCGAAGCGACAAATAGATTTTTGTTCAGATTTAAATCAACTTTTTGAAACATTTTAAAGCCGGAAATCGAAATAAATCCGTAAAGTGCGATGCAGACTCCGCCCATTACGCAGTTTGGAATTGTCTCTAAAAATGCTACCAAAGGGCTTATCAATGAAAAAACTATGCACATTATAGCGCAGCCCCAAATTGAAATTGTTGAAGCATTGCGTGTTATTGCTACGCAACCGATTGATTCTCCGTAAGTTGTGCTTGGACAACCTCCAAAAAAGGTTGAAAATATCGTGCCAATTCCGTCGCCAAGAAGGGTTCTCGTAAGACCAGGCTCTTTTAGCAAA
This window encodes:
- a CDS encoding periplasmic-type flagellar collar protein FlbB, which gives rise to MARGSGLGKSIVLLILIIILMLGGLLWFDYLGAINSKSFFSPIYKLLRLQTQTSQTATQTKPLEANLEDDRLAKRLEALEIRKQELDKREADISRSENANESIAKELQDRQKFQEEREKTFNTEVKKYDDRNSNIEQISAYLTSMPPKTAVEQLLGMSDQDVIDILRKTDALAEAARKTSMTSVWLMNMPAERAAIIQRKMANKPETLD
- a CDS encoding glycosyl hydrolase family 18 protein, which codes for MKKLNLVKGAIIFFSIAMISCTTIQKNNDNINYKPNEPCETLEFNELWGYVMSEREGAWNNELPLTDICYFSPAITTFSEVPSSPPKQKFFSETNARVHLVTSCDSKAQTHLLLSPKLPLRDKIIDDLVKASESYDGLQIDWELVTASDDENFLEFLSILKKKLGRKILSIAVPARLRTLQKDAYNYEKIASLVDKIIVMAYDQHWSTSEPGPVAGTLWCQKIAEYAKTQIPREKLVMGLSFYGRAWRDDNLGGKAYTYPTLEEIFAEHDIKHFTRDEFDTPSFKITKKLTITTWFDDEKSLVTRTKMYKENGINALSFWRVGQEDKCYWNHLKIKNQESFYTGTSEPF